The Pseudomonas sp. MM223 genome segment CCCTGTCGTCGATGGGGGACAAGGGCAAGCCAGTGCTGGATGTGCTGGAGTCAGCCTCGACCATGGTGTTCCGCATTTTTGGCTACCTGATGCGCTTTGCGCCGGTGGGTGCCTTTGGTGCGCTGGCTTTTACCGTCGGGCAGTACGGCATCACCTCGCTCGGTGCCCTGGCCAAGCTGGTGGGTACGCTGTACATCGCCTGTGCGTTCTTCGTACTGGTCGTACTGGGTGGCATCTGCCGTGCCCATGGTTTCAGCCTGTGGAAACTGCTGCGCTATTTCCGCGAAGAATTCCTGGTGGTGCTGGGTACTTCGTCCACCGAGCCGGTGCTGCCGCGCATGCTGGAAAAGCTCGAAAAGCTGGGCTGCAAGAAAGGTGTGGTAGGCCTGGTGTTGCCAACCGGTTACTCGTTCAACCTCGACGGCACAGCCATCTACCTGTCGCTGGCGGCCATCTTCATCGCCCAGGCCTGCAACATCGACATCACCCTGGGGCAGACGCTGACCATGCTGGCAATCATGCTGCTGTCGTCCAAGGGCGCCGCCGGGGTGACAGGCAGTGGTTTCGTCGCTTTGGCCTCGACCCTGACTGTGATTCACGACATCCCTCTGGCCGGCCTGGCGCTGCTGATCGGCGTCGACCGCTTCATGTCTGAAGCCCGCGCCCTGACCAGCCTTGCCAGCAATGCAGTGGCCACCGTGGTGATCTCGCTGTCCGAGAAT includes the following:
- the dctA2_1 gene encoding C4-dicarboxylate transport protein 2 (*Name dctA2_1); protein product: MKLAKSLYFQILCAVLLGVLVGHFWAQQAVALKPLGDAFIKLIKMMIAPVVFCTIVTGIAGMTDKRSLGRLMSKTLLLFLGLTVVSLVIGLAAVYLFKPGVGMNIDPATLSTEGLSQYTASAAKLGVVDFFMHIIPDTFIGAFNKGEVLPVLFIAVLSGFALSSMGDKGKPVLDVLESASTMVFRIFGYLMRFAPVGAFGALAFTVGQYGITSLGALAKLVGTLYIACAFFVLVVLGGICRAHGFSLWKLLRYFREEFLVVLGTSSTEPVLPRMLEKLEKLGCKKGVVGLVLPTGYSFNLDGTAIYLSLAAIFIAQACNIDITLGQTLTMLAIMLLSSKGAAGVTGSGFVALASTLTVIHDIPLAGLALLIGVDRFMSEARALTSLASNAVATVVISLSENACERDTLLRILNGEQPVQPDCTTPGQNAWPAEPHRQG